TATATCAAAACAGAAATCGCGATGAAAATTAACTCCATAATTATGGGTGCTTTGATGTTCATGAATAATAATTTTTTAATCACAGTAATTAAATTTTTTTGAATTATCTAGTATAATCTACGATTTTTTGCAATAACTTGCAGTGTATTAATATCCCTTTACACTCTTCATTCTCTAATAGTTATTCATTGGTCCGATTCTTATAAGATTCATTTCAATGCTTTCAGATAGAAATATGGAACCTTCTTCAATTTCTAAGTTCGGATATGGTTTAATCATCACATCATTGGCATTTGTAATGCTGTTGATGTCCCTATATGTCTCTGGAGGAGCGGTTAAAATACATATGGTATGGATTCTATTGTTTTCCATATTCCTGGTTGTTGGAGAATTGTTGGTGATGCCTATTGCATTAAGTTTCATTTCAAAATTGGCTCCAAAAAAATACACCACTCTGATGATGGGTGTAATGTTTACCGCAACTGCAATTTCTGAAATTTTTGCAGGATTATTCGCAAGTGCATTTCCAGAAACAATTAATGAGCAGACAATGCTTTTGAATTTCATTCCTATTAATGGTTTGGCATCATTTATGTGGGTCTTTATCATATTGCTGGCGGGTTCCGGAATAGTCTGGCTGCTGCTTAGAAATAAAATTAAAAAATTAGCTCATGGAGTAGTCTAACTACTCCAGATATATATTATTCATTCTCATTTTGTGATTTTAGATAGTTTTCATGAATTTCTTCCGCCAAATCATCGTTTCCCTCTATGATTGGGCCTGTATAATCGCAGTCATAACAAACCCATTTGGACCAGTTTTGGGGAATAATCCATTTAACCTTTTTAGACCCGCACCTTGGACAAATCTTGTGCATTTATATCACCTGTCTAAATCTATTGATTGAAAAGTATTTAAATCTATATATAAGTATTGATTTAATTCGAAATATAAAACTTCGTCCATTATTTTGATTACAAAAGTATTTAAAATCAGTTTTTTAATGTAAAAATCAATTTTCTTTCATGACAATTTAATATAATTAATTGTCTGAAAGGGATGTAATATTAAAAATTATAAAAATAAAAAAGTACTTTAAAGAATTAAAAATAATCCTTTAAAGATTTGTTTACGATCCGATACTTTCTATTCCTTTTGTAGCCATTAATTTAGTAAATGAACCTTCAGGTTTCATTACGATATTACCTTTGGAATATTCATCTAAAGCGGCCTTCATCATTGTGGCTTTTTTATCCGGATTTGCAGCCGCTTGTGCAAGCGCTTTTACAAGCACCATTACTGCATCTCCTCTTGACATGGTTCCGGTAACTCCCTCGTTACCTGCATAACCGTTATATGCGTCGTTTTCACGGATAATGTCTGTTGCACTTAAGTTAGTTTCCACTCCATCAACCTTTAGTGGACGCACCGAGTTGATAACATTGTCAACCGCTTCATCATATACTAAAACAACTGCATCAGGTGTGAAATTGGTGTTTGCTTCAACAATCTCTTTTGCATATTGCATACCGTCATCAATGCCGTCATAGAGACTGTCGTGCATGAACATCTTTCCCCCACCAAGGGCACTTGATGCGGGCTGTGTTGGGTGTGTCATGTCACCTGGATAAATTGGAGTGTAATTTTTGAAACTTCCGTTTTCCAAATGGATCATGAAAGCCATGTCCACTCCACCGTTTGACTGTTCGTATTTATCTGCAGCCAATATAAGAATATCCTTGTTTTCTTGTGTTAAATCAGGACCGGAATTTAATGCTCCGTAAATTGAAGCTAATAGTCCTACAAGAACAACTAAAAGAATAGCTATTATTAATTTTTTTGTTCTATTCATTTTAATTCCCACGCATTAATTTTGATAATTTGTATAGAATTAAATTTCTAAACTATAAGATACAATAAAATTGTTCTCATTAGATATCTTTGAGAATTATGTATATATAAATATTATTGAAATTTACTCATTTTTACTGAATTTTTTAAAAAATATATTTATAATGTCTTTAAATTAATTGAAAAGGTATTTATACACAATCTATTAATAAACAATATTATGGCAAAGGATGATAGAAGCAGCATAAATCCTTTTACAGGAAAATCACATTTTGACATGGTAAATGATGATAAGTTCCTTCAAGATTCATATAACGAATATTATGGAATGATTAATCAGTCCCAGCTTTTGGATAATACTCAGGATGGTCAAATCGTCAGAAACGTTGCGGTAAGATTGATTCATGCTGTTGAGGAGTATCTCTCTAAAATTGGGAGATTGGATTATGTGGAGGATTATTACGATTGGGATTTTCATTTGGTTGCAGATAATACTGTAAACGCATTCTGCATGCCTGGTGGTAAAATCGTCATGTTTTCAGGTATTCTATCACTTGCAAACACTGAGGAGAAGGTTGCATTTATATTGGGCCATGAAATGGCGCATGCTCTTCTGGATCATTCAAGAACTAGAATTAGCGCCCAGAATGCTCAAAATGCATTAACCTCTGCAGCGTGGATTGGTAGTATCGCTATGGATCTGGTCGGTTTGGGAGGTCTTGGAAGTCTGACAAGGGCGGCCACCAATGTTGCAACTGTGGGCTCCCAGTTTTTACTGATGAATCCGTGGGGAAGAGACCAGGAACTTGAAGCTGACCGTTTAGGCATGCTTATAATCCATTGGGCAGGATATGATATTTCACACATTCCTTCATTTTGGCAGTCAATGGCCAATCAGAATTCTAATGAGCACGACTTTTTTTCTACGCATCCTGCTGATTCAAAAAGGATAGCTGCAATGAATGAGCTTGTTCATGAAATCGATAACGGGGCCGATTTTTATTCAGGACCTGTTCTGGGTGAAACTCCTAAGCCTAAAGATGAGTTTATGGATTCACATCTTGTCGCCGGTGATGTCAGGTTCTGTCAGAACTGCGGTGCCAAGGCGGGAGTTGACGATAAGTTCTGCACCAACTGTGGGGCAAAATTTGATGTTGAGTTAAAATGCAGTAAATGCGGCACTTCTGTTAATCCTGGAGATGCATTTTGCATAAACTGTGGAAATAAACTTTAAAGTGATATTATGGATGAAAAGGAAGTTAAGGATGAAGAAATCGTTGAAGAGGAAGTAGAGGAATTAACTGAAGAGGAAAAAATGATTAAATTCATCAACAGGTCAACTTACAGGAAACGTGCATTCAAGGCAATTGGAAACGATGTTAAGATGCCAAAAGAGATTGCTCATGACAGTGGCATTTTGCAGAATCATATTTCCACTGTATTGAGGCAATTGAAGGATAAAGACCTTGTTGAATGTCTTAATCCTAAAATAAGAAAAGGTCGTCTCTACAGGTTAACAGAGGATGGCTTGGAATACCTTGATAAAATTGATTAACTATTTTTTTGCTGTTTTTTTTCATCACCAAAAACTTTATATACTTCTTCTTGTTAATATATTGTGTGTAAGTTAAACACAACTTAACAACATATAATAAACAGGAGTGATAGTATGAACAAAGCACCTCAAAATGAAAACTTGGATTTGGTATTTGTAATGGACAGAAGCGGATCTATAAGTGGTTCAGAAGATGATACAATCGGAGGATTCAACTCATTTATCGAAAGGGAAAGGGAAAACAATCCAAACACTCGCGTAACTACAGTTCTTTTCGATGACCATTACGAAGTATTATACACCAGAAGGGACATTAATGATGTGGCAAAACTAACACGTAACGAATATTGGGTAAGGGGATGCACAGCACTTTTGGATGCTATAGGAAAAACAATCAACACCTTGGATAAAGAAATAGACAACAAAGTAATGTTCGTTATAATGACTGATGGGATGGAAAACTCTTCAAGGGAATATTCAAAACAGCAAATCAGCAATCTGATTAACAATCATGATTGGGAATTTATTTATATTGGAGCGGATATCGATTCCTACGCTGAAGCCAGTCAAATTGGAATCAAAAGGTCTCGTATAGCGAATTATAAGAAAACAAGGGAAGGC
The uncultured Methanobrevibacter sp. DNA segment above includes these coding regions:
- a CDS encoding DUF4012 domain-containing protein, which produces MNRTKKLIIAILLVVLVGLLASIYGALNSGPDLTQENKDILILAADKYEQSNGGVDMAFMIHLENGSFKNYTPIYPGDMTHPTQPASSALGGGKMFMHDSLYDGIDDGMQYAKEIVEANTNFTPDAVVLVYDEAVDNVINSVRPLKVDGVETNLSATDIIRENDAYNGYAGNEGVTGTMSRGDAVMVLVKALAQAAANPDKKATMMKAALDEYSKGNIVMKPEGSFTKLMATKGIESIGS
- a CDS encoding M48 family metallopeptidase; translated protein: MAKDDRSSINPFTGKSHFDMVNDDKFLQDSYNEYYGMINQSQLLDNTQDGQIVRNVAVRLIHAVEEYLSKIGRLDYVEDYYDWDFHLVADNTVNAFCMPGGKIVMFSGILSLANTEEKVAFILGHEMAHALLDHSRTRISAQNAQNALTSAAWIGSIAMDLVGLGGLGSLTRAATNVATVGSQFLLMNPWGRDQELEADRLGMLIIHWAGYDISHIPSFWQSMANQNSNEHDFFSTHPADSKRIAAMNELVHEIDNGADFYSGPVLGETPKPKDEFMDSHLVAGDVRFCQNCGAKAGVDDKFCTNCGAKFDVELKCSKCGTSVNPGDAFCINCGNKL
- a CDS encoding transcriptional regulator; the protein is MDEKEVKDEEIVEEEVEELTEEEKMIKFINRSTYRKRAFKAIGNDVKMPKEIAHDSGILQNHISTVLRQLKDKDLVECLNPKIRKGRLYRLTEDGLEYLDKID
- a CDS encoding vWA domain-containing protein, whose translation is MNKAPQNENLDLVFVMDRSGSISGSEDDTIGGFNSFIERERENNPNTRVTTVLFDDHYEVLYTRRDINDVAKLTRNEYWVRGCTALLDAIGKTINTLDKEIDNKVMFVIMTDGMENSSREYSKQQISNLINNHDWEFIYIGADIDSYAEASQIGIKRSRIANYKKTREGIDDVYGALSDVSCCLRADVDMDKVNWKKRLEKYD